The genomic DNA GGTTTGGTGCTGGTGGTGATGACCGGCCCGGGTGCGTCGAGTATCGCGTTGATGGCGATGTGCAGGCCTTTGCCTGATCCGGGTGGGCCGATGACCAGGACGCTGCGCTCGACGGAGGCCCACACCTGCTGCCCCTTGCTAGTTCCTAAGAAGTAGCCCAGGTCCTGGGGTCGAGGGTCAGGGACAGAGGGCCGCAAGACGGCTGCCTGCACGTTGAGCTGCTTGATTGAGGCAGCGGTACGCACACCGGCTGGAGTGGACCAACCGGGCCGGGCAGCGAACTCGTTCGCCCGATGCGCGACTGATGCCTTACTGCCGGCGCGCCATCGCATGAGTCGTCGAGCGATTTCCAAACCAGCGATCAGGATGACCATGATCAGAATCAGGTGTGCGATGGGTGACACGTGTGGTGCATATGGCTGAAGCTTGAGC from Actinomycetota bacterium includes the following:
- a CDS encoding type VI secretion protein, coding for MSANANSGSSFAIEKAVVFMVATAVTAFGLIHLTGIALAKIAGDQAPTFTPGRALDVLKLQPYAPHVSPIAHLILIMVILIAGLEIARRLMRWRAGSKASVAHRANEFAARPGWSTPAGVRTAASIKQLNVQAAVLRPSVPDPRPQDLGYFLGTSKGQQVWASVERSVLVIGPPGSGKGLHIAINAILDAPGPVITTSTKP